A single window of Zeugodacus cucurbitae isolate PBARC_wt_2022May chromosome X, idZeuCucr1.2, whole genome shotgun sequence DNA harbors:
- the LOC128922968 gene encoding uncharacterized protein LOC128922968, giving the protein MEEENINVDEFVFESLLEDSTTKIEEKEDTLCSSGVLDMNKLLSVISSQFQAQSLEIKEMKSQFEAQDARWATRLEEQETRLTTKLSQITEHISAQVTVQLKEQDARVSQVSSQMQELKTQISEEQDKVKADVEELKDRLRDLQLNRPMVSTSSVKVNTPSFDGTTPFQIFKLQFEKTADTNKWNAEDKVAQLFVALKGAAAKILQTIPNCESSSYEALMAAVERRYGSEHRRQIFQIELQNRKQKASESLQEFTTEVERLAHLAYAHKSAEYIEDMKIHSFVNGIRDENTRYSALACPKSRFAETVSFALTHETASLLSNRTFKAHRVEIEEPAWTKKFLEEMHKMLEKSGETRKKNDGVVKCFNCGKGGYIARNCNMESNRPNYLSGRKRKAEEDQPTLKSTQSLN; this is encoded by the coding sequence ATGGAAGAAGAAAATATCAACGTTgacgaatttgtttttgaatcgctGTTAGAGGATTCGACAACGAAAATTGAGGAAAAGGAAGATACTCTATGTTCATCAGGGGTACTGGATATGAACAAACTTTTGTCTGTAATATCGTCACAGTTCCAGGCGCAGTCATTAGAAATAAAGGAGATGAAATCACAGTTTGAAGCGCAGGACGCGCGTTGGGCAACGCGACTGGAAGAACAGGAAACACGCTTAACAACGAAGTTGTCCCAAATAACAGAGCATATATCAGCACAAGTAACAGTACAGTTGAAAGAACAGGACGCACGTGTATCACAAGTGTCCTCACAAATGCAGGAACTAAAAACGCAGATTTCAGAAGAGCAAGATAAAGTTAAAGCTGATGTGGAAGAACTGAAAGATCGTCTCCGTGACCTGCAACTAAATCGACCAATGGTCTCAACAAGTTCTGTCAAAGTCAACACTCCATCATTTGACGGCACAACTCCgttccagattttcaaactccaaTTTGAAAAGACGGCAGATACGAATAAATGGAATGCGGAAGACAAAGTTGCCCAATTGTTCGTGGCTTTAAAAGGGGCTGCTGCGAAAATTCTACAAACTATACCCAATTGCGAGTCAAGCAGTTACGAAGCGTTGATGGCTGCTGTAGAAAGACGGTATGGAAGTGAGCACCGgagacaaattttccaaatcgaACTGCAAAATCGCAAACAAAAAGCTAGCGAGTCTCTGCAAGAATTTACTACGGAAGTGGAAAGGTTAGCTCACTTGGCTTATGCGCATAAGTCCGCAGAATATATAGAGGATATGAAAATCCACAGTTTCGTTAATGGTATACGAGACGAGAATACGCGCTATTCTGCACTAGCATGCCCAAAATCGAGATTTGCAGAAACAGTGTCCTTTGCTCTTACGCACGAAACTGCCTCTTTACTTAGTAACAGAACATTTAAAGCTCATCGTGTAGAAATAGAAGAGCCTGCCTGGACGAagaaatttttggaagaaatgcataaaatgttgGAGAAATCTGGAGAAACACGTAAGAAAAATGATGGTGTGgttaaatgcttcaactgcGGGAAAGGCGGATATATTGCACGAAATTGTAATATGGAATCGAATCGACCCAATTACCTATCCGGACGGAAACGCAAAGCAGAAGAAGACCAACCAACTCTGAAAAGCACCCAATCGTTAAACTAA